Genomic DNA from Carnobacteriaceae bacterium zg-C25:
AAGTGCTTGGCTATATTAAAGAATATAATGTTGAAAAAGTTGTTATCGGCTTACCTAAAAACATGAATAATTCTGAAGGATTTCGTGCCGAAGCATCTCGAGAATATGCACGTCGACTCAGTGAAGTGAGTGATGTCGCAATTGATTTTCAAGATGAGCGCTTAACGACAATGCAAGCAGAAAAAATGTTAATTCAAGAGGGAAATGTTTCCCGACAAAAACGTAAAAAAGTAATTGATAAATTGGCGGCAGTCATTTTATTACAAAATTATTTAGATAGTCATTCAAATTAAAGGAGATAAAAAATGAGCGAACATACACATAACCATGACCACGATCATAACCATGAAGAAGAACAATTTGTTACCATTATAGATGAAGACGGTAACGAAGAGTTATATCAAATTTTATTTACATTTGATTCAGAAGATTTTGGTAAATCATACGTTCTGTTATATCCAGCAGGAACAAGCGAAGATGATGATGTTGAAATTCAAGCGTATGCTTTCAAAGAAAATGAAGAAGGTGGCGCAGGAGACTTATTGCCAATCGAAACTGAAGAAGAGTGGGATATGGTTGAAGAAGTATTAAACACATTTATGGAAGATGAAAATTTAGCATAACGTAAAAGCGGCCGAATGGTCGCTTTTTTCGTCTATTGAAAAAGATAATACTAGAATTGGCATCTTATAGCAGTAGCCCTAAAAATAAAACAACTAAAAAATTGCACAAATTATGATAAAACCGTTAAAAGTCGTCATTTGTCTGTTGACGGTAAAACGTTTTTTTGCTATTTTAATACATAAAAAAATGGTGATGGAGGATGCTATCTATGACGTTATGGGAGACAAAATTTGCTAAAGAAGGGTATACATTTGATGATGTGTTATTAATTCCTGCGGAAAGTCATGTGTTGCCAAATGATGTTGATTTGTCCGTACAATTAGCTAAAAATATTCGCTTAAATATTCCAATTATTTCCGCAAGTATGGATACTGTGACAGACAGTGCTATGGCAATTGCAATGGCGCGTCAAGGTGGATTAGGAATTATCCATAAAAACATGAGTATCGAAGAACAAGCAGAGCATGTTCGAAAAGTAAAACGTTCAGAAAATGGCGTTATCATTGATCCATTCTTTTTAACACCAAATGATTTAGTACAAGATGCTGAATATTTAATGCACCATTATAAAATTAGTGGTGTGCCTATTGTAGATGATGTCAACCATAAAAAATTAGTCGGCATTTTAACAAATCGTGATTTACGTTTTATTACAGATTACTCCGTATCCATTGACAGTGTGATGACGCGTGAGCATTTAATTACGGCGCCAGTTGGGACATCTTTGAAAGATGCGGAGAAAATATTACAAAAACATAAAATTGAAAAATTACCTATCGTAGATGAATTTGGCAAATTATCGGGTTTAATTACAATTAAAGATATTGAAAAAGTGATTGCTTACCCTAATGCAGCAAAAGATGAGCATGGTCGATTAATTGTTGGAGCAGCCGTTGGTGTAACGAGCGATACATTTGAACGTGCAAGCGCCTTGTTAGAAGCGGGAGCAGATGTGATTGTCATTGATACCGCTCATGGACACAGTGCGGGTGTTATCCGTAAAATTAAAGAAATTCGTGAGACGTTTAAAGATGCCACGCTGATTGCGGGGAACATCGCTACCGGAGAAGGCGCGCGTGCTTTATTTGAAGTCGGTGTCGATGTCGTTAAAGTTGGAATCGGTCCGGGTTCTATTTGTACGACACGTGTCGTGGCGGGTGTTGGTGTACCACAATTAACGGCCATCTATGACGCAGCTAATGTAGCAAAAGCCTATGGAAAAACAATTATCGCCGATGGCGGTATTAAATATTCAGGTGACATTGTCAAAGCGCTAGCAGCGGGAGGGCATGCCGTTATGTTAGGCAGTATGCTTGCTGGGACAGATGAATCGCCGGGTGAATTTGAAATTTACCAAGGCCGTCGTTTTAAAACATATCGTGGTATGGGATCGTTAGGTGCAATGGAAAAAGGATCGAGTGATCGTTATTTCCAAAGCGGTGTCAATGAAGCCAATAAGTTAGTGCCAGAAGGTATTGAAGGACGTGTAGCCTATAAAGGCAGTGTCGCTGATATTTTATTCCAAATGGTTGGTGGTTTACGTTCGGGTATGGGTTATGTTGGTGCAAAAGATTTAGCCTTTTTACGTGAAGAAGCACAATTCATTCGTATGTCGGGTGCCGGTTTAAAAGAATCACATCCACATGACGTACACATTACAAAAGAAGCACCAAATTATTCAGTGCAATAAATCGATTTAGGGTTGATGGCGTGAGTCATCAACCCTACTTTTATGCAGTATACTTTTTGTTTCTCGAATCCATACAGATGAATCATAAAATAATCTGTTTTTAAAATCATCTTCACAAATTATCGTGAGGCTTTGCCATAATCAAAAATGGGATTGATATTATCCAATCCCATTTTTGTATATATCATTATTTGCGTTTACGACGAAGTAATGCGCTGATGCTCAATGAACTAATACCCAATAATGATGTAAGACCAGTTGCCAGCGTACCAGTTTCTGGTAGTAATGGCTGTTTGTCTGTTGCCGGTTTATTTGGTTTTGTTTCGTTCGTCATTTTATCAGGTTTTACTGTTGGCGTTGGTTGTTCTGGCTTATCAGGTGTTGCCGGTGGCGTTGGTTGTTCTGATTTATCAGGTTTTACCGGTGGTGTAGGTTTTTCTGATTCGTCAGGTTTTACCGGTGTATCAGTAACAATTTTTTCGTATAGATAGGTCACCATGTGTTCGCCTGCAACAACACGTCCTGATTCATCTAAGCTACCTGCTTTGATACCGACTAAGCGATAAGAAGCACCGTTGTAATCAATTGTATTTTGTTTAACTGTAGTAGCGTCATAAGTTGCGTTGCTTAATGTTGTTTGTGCATCAATGACATTACCTTCTACGATTTTTTCCGTTGTGCTTGATACTTCTACGTCATCGATTAAAGTAACAACAGGTGCAATACGATTTCCGTCTTTGTCCTCAAAAGCAACAGTTACTGTTCCTTTTTCAACAGTTGTTGTGCCTGTTTCTGGTGCGTATACGTATACGACGTTAGTTTGAGCAGATGTGATGGTACCACTTTCGTTTCCGTCTGTACGAACTAAGTGATAAGTGATGTCGTCTACTTGTAATGTTTCTTGTTTTAATGGAGAAACATCATACGTTAATGTCCCTTCATTATCCATAACGTCTGCTTCTACACTAGGTGATAATGGTGTACCATCCACGGTAGAATAAGATACTCTAACAGATGGTGTGTACCCTAATGTAACAGGTGTTGCGGCATTCACTGCTTTAATATCTAAGAAAGCATGTAATTCTTGATTTCCCAATAAAGGTAAAGTGACATTTCCAACGGATGCGCGTACGACACCTGAAATAGAACCTGTAACTAATGTTGTTTCTGTACCGTTTGTCAACGCTAACAGTTGTGCGTCTTCATCAGTAATCGTAACAACGTTTGTTAATGGAGCAGTGATACCATGTGCTTCTAATTCACTAGATGAAAGTGTGCGGTAAGTCATGTTTGTTAAGATGGCGTCCGCTTTACTTTCGCCTTCTTTAGTAGGGATATTGTCTCCTAAAATACGTTCTGCATTTTTAGTACCATCGCCAAAGGTAATCGTATTATCGGTACGTAAAATAACACGTAAAGTTAATTCTTTGGCACGATTTGGATTATTCACACCAAAAACGACTTCACTTGATTTGTTGTTAATTAATGAACTAAATGCTAATTTATCATTTCCAAGCACTTGGTTTGTGTCTGGGTCGACAATATCCAATTTATTTTTGTCCCCGTCCATAATGAATAAAGGTCGCCATGCATAAGAATTGAATGCTAAGTATAGGCGTTCAGGTGTTGTGATTTTATCTCCCAATTTCACTTTTAAATCAACATAAGTGTAATCCGCTGCATTTTTATCGTTTGTGTTAAAGTCGTCAGTTGAAAATTTTGTGGCGTAGTTTCTAGAAAAGACAGGAATATACGCGTTGCTGGCTACTGGGTTATGATACATTAAAAGTGCCACTTTTTTGTTCATTTCAAATTCAGATTTTAGAACCACTTCATTTACAGTAGTGAAATTGTCTGTTTTTTTGTAGCGGTCAACAGTCACTTTATTTGTTTCATCTGATTTTTCTGGAACATTTTGTGTTGTTGGTAACACATCTTCAGCGGCTACATCTTTATTTAAATGGATTTTATTGTCGTTGTTGACATGATTGCTGACGTCTCCCGTCACTGTTCCACCAAGCCAACTGAGCATTGTAAAAATATTTGATGTATCAATGTTGATTTTTTCATAAACGGCATATAATTTAGCGTTCTCTGGGATACCGTTTGGGAAAGCTGTTGATATTTTATCAGTAGCTAAATATAATTTAGCGCCTTCTGGAATTTGTCCATTATCTAAAGGTAATGAAGACCAACCTAAAAAGTTGGTGCGAAGATGGTTGATTGACCCTTCGTGTTCCGTTCCGTTGCCAAGTAAATCGTCACCGGATGTAAATGTTTTAGGAAGATCAACGCCGTTTGTTAAATTTCGCTCATTTAATTGTCCCACCATTGTAACGGTACCGTTGTAATTGGCGACAGTTTCGTTAGCGTTTTCTGTTGAAGGAGTTGTGTCGGGTTGTGTTGTTTCGTTTGTTGAAGTGTTTGCGTCAGATGAAGCATTTGTGTCCTCTGTAGCATTTGTTGCCGATGGAGTGTTTGTGTCTGCTACTGTAGTTGATGCTTCGTTTGTCGCTGGTGATGTTTCGGTTGCGTAAACATTCATTGCTGCGTTATTAGCTAGTAATAAAGTGAATACACACGTGTACAAACTTCTTTTTAGCAATTTTTGCTTTTTACTCAATTGAGTGTCTGTCATAAAAAATTCCCCCTTTAATCATTAAAATACCATTGAATGATTAAAGTATAGCACCGTTTCTATTTGTGGTAAATAAAAAACCGCCAAAAACATTGTAAAATCAACGTTTTTGGCGAAAAAGCATCTAATTAATGCTCTGTAATTTCTCTTTGAGTGTTCATTTTTATAAAAAAGTTTATTTTAAGGTGTGCTAATCTTCATCTTTAATGTCAATATCTATTGGTATAGGGGTATCTAAATAGTCTTGATATTCCTTTAGTGCTTTTTCACGATATTTTAAAAATAGAGTAAATTGTGATTGGTTAATCAGCACTTCGTCATCAACAATATGAAAACGAATTTGACGTTCCCTTACTAAACGGACTACTTCATTAATCTCTATTTCTAAAAATTCGGCTGTTTGTTCAATCGTTAAGTACATACGAACTCCTAACATGTTTCATCATAAATATGGTATCATAAGATGAATGAATATTAAAGGTAGTGACTATGAAACAAAAATTATTAGTAATTGTTGGACCGACGGGCGTTGGTAAAACTGCACTCGGTATTGAAATGGCGAAGCGTTTTAACGCAGAAGTAATCAGTGGTGATTCAATGCAAGTGTATCGCAATCTAAATATTGGTACCGCTAAAATTACACAAGAAGAAATGGAAAATGTACCGCATCATTTGATTGATGTACTCAATCCACAAGAAGTGTATAGTGCAAGTTTATTTCAGCAACACGCTACAGTGTGTATTGATGCCATTGCCAATCGTGGTGCTTTACCCATGGTGGTCGGTGGTACAGGTTTATATATTGAAGGGTTATTAAATGGTCTGACTTTTGGAGGGGAAGGTAGTTTTCAATCTGACATTAGAACGGCACTACAATTGGAATACGATACATTTGGTATTGAGCCTTTATTAAATCGACTACAACAAAAAGACCCACAGACGTATGAAAAAATTGATACGCATAATGTGCGTCGTGTCATTCGTGCGCTTGAAATTATTGAAGAAACGGGCGAGGCGTTGTCGCAACAAGAAATCGATGAGACGTATGACGCGTTTATTATCGGTTTGACGTGCGAACGTGAGAAATTGTATGAGCGAATCAATCAGCGTGTGGATTGCATGATTGAACAAGGTTTAATCGAAGAAGCGCGGTACGTGTTGTCGTTAAATTTAGATGAAAATACACCAAGTATGAAAGCGATAGGGTATAAAGAGTTATTTCCTTATTTGCGTGGAGAATTATCGTTAGAAGTGTGTGTCGACACGTTAAAGCAGCAATCGCGTCGTTATGCGAAACGTCAATTGACGTGGTTTAAAAATCGAATGAACGTCCGTTGGTTCGATGTGTTAAAAGATGATAAAGAAATCATAATGGAAGAGGTGAGTCAATGGTTGAACGCGTCTTATTAGTTGGTGTCCAACGCAATGAAAAAGATGAGCAGTTTGCATATAGTTTAGAAGAGTTACATCGATTAAGCGAAACGGCAGGCGGAGAAGTTGTCGGTGTTTTAACGCAAAAACGTGAACGGTTTGATTCGCGTACCGTTATCGGCAAAGGGAAAGTGGATGAACTCGTAGCTCTAGTAGAAGAATTATCGGTGGATACCATTGTTTTTCAAAATGAACTATCACCCAGTCATGTCCGTAATATTCAAGACCACGTAGATTGTAAGGTCGTTGACCGCGTACAATTGATTTTAGATATTTTTGCGTTACGTGCCCGATCAAAAGAGGGGAAATTACAAGTTGAATTAGCGCAGTTACAATATTTATTACCGCGATTATCGGGACAAGGAAAAAATATGTCGCGTCTAGGTGGTGGTATTGGAACACGTGGCCCCGGTGAAACAAAATTAGAGTCCGATAGACGACACATTCAAACACAAATTAGTGAATGTAAACGACAATTAAAAGAATTGGAAGAACACCGCTCACGCTCACGCGATAATCGGTTAAACTCGCCGATGTTTCAACTCGGGTTAATCGGGTATACGAATGCTGGGAAATCAACAATTTTAAACCGATTAAGTGATGCCAATACATACGAACAAAATCAGTTGTTTGCTACACTTGACCCATTAACGCGACAAATTGAATTATTGGATACGTTTCAAATGACCTTAACGGATACAGTAGGATTTATTCAAGATATTCCAACGCAGTTGATTCATGCGTTTGAGTCGACTTTAGAAGAAAGTCGCGGTGTGGATATGCTCATTCATGTCGTGGATGCATCTGCATCGAATTATACAAGTCATGAAGAAACGGTGTTGAAATTATTAAAAGAATTGCACATGGATACACTACCAATTGTTACCGTTTATAATAAAAAAGATAAAATGAACGCATTTTTCACACCGACTCAATTACCGAATATTGTGATATCGGCTATTGATAAAGAAGATATTACTAAATTGGAACAATTTTTATGGCATCATGTTCAAAAAGAACTCGTCGCGTATGATAAAGTATTTGAATTGGGACAAGAAGGGCAACTGACAAAACTCACGAATGAAACGTACGTTATCCAGTCAGATTTTGATCATACGACGTTGCAATATAAAGTGAAAGGTTTTGCTAAAGACAATACGCAATGGGCAAAACAAGTTCAACAAGAGGATAAATTTTGGGAGAAAAAAGAATGATTTATTTTGATAACGCTGCAACGACTCGTGTTCATGAAAGTGTACAGGACGTCTTTACACAAGTGAATACTAATTATTTCGCCAATCCAAACAGTTTGCACGCGCTAGGTGTTCAAGCGAATCATTTGTTAGAACGTTCCCGCGAGCAATTTGCCAACTTATTAAATGTGCCAAAAGGGACGATTTACTTTACAGGATCGGGAACAGAATCAAATAACACCGCTGTTTTAGGGAGTGCGTTTGCAAAACAGGGCAAGCACATCATTACGACCCAAGTCGAACACCCCTCTGTCACGAATACCGTTCGATTTTTAGAAAAAATGGGATACGACGTGACGTTTTTACCGGTTGATGAGTGTGGTGTCGTGGCGGTTGATGATGTGAAAAATGCTTTGCGAGACGATACAGTGCTTGTATCTGTTATGTGGGTAAATAATGAAGTGGGTGCGGTGCAGCCGATTGCACAAATTGCGACCCTTTTAGAGCGATACCCAACGATACATTTTCATGTAGATGCCGTACAAGCATTAGAACAGGTGTTAAAAGAAGGTATTCCAGAACGTGTAGATTTATTAAGTTTATCCGCACATAAATTTCATGGCATGCGCGGAGTAGGCGTATTATATAAAAAGTTAGGACGTGTCATTGAACCGCTATTGCACGGGGGTAATCAAGAACATAAATTGCGTTCGGGCACACAAAATACACCCGCTATTGTCGCGAGTGCAAAAGCGTTGAGAGAATATAAAGAAAATACAGCAACAACCCAGCCAATTAAAAGTGCACTTAAAGCGTATTTAAACACATTGGATAAAGTAGTTGTTTTATCCAGTGATGAGTCGGCCAATCACGTGCTTACATTTGCAATGCCGGGTGTACGTGGTGAAGTGATGGTGCATGCCTTAGCGGAAAAAGGCATTTATATTTCAACAACAAGTGCGTGTTCATCAAAAGTCAAAAGTAATCATCATACACTTTCGGCTATGGGTGTGGACAGTAAAGTATCGCAATGTGCGGTGCGTATGAGTTTTTCAAAAGATAATACGCTTGAAGAAGTTGAACAATTTAAAGTGGTTTTTGATGAATTGTATGCGCGTTTTTTAAAAGTTGTGTAATCAACAGAAATCCGTTAAACAAAAACACTTTTTTTATGGTAAAATGGAGTAAGAAATAATTTTTGGAGGCAATTGATGAGAGGTATTTTTGTAACGTTTGAAGGCCCAGAAGGTGCAGGAAAAACGACATTAATTCAGCAATTATATCCGGTTTTAGAAAAACAAATATCACGAAAAATTAAATTAACAC
This window encodes:
- a CDS encoding DUF1292 domain-containing protein yields the protein MSEHTHNHDHDHNHEEEQFVTIIDEDGNEELYQILFTFDSEDFGKSYVLLYPAGTSEDDDVEIQAYAFKENEEGGAGDLLPIETEEEWDMVEEVLNTFMEDENLA
- a CDS encoding MucBP domain-containing protein — encoded protein: MTDTQLSKKQKLLKRSLYTCVFTLLLANNAAMNVYATETSPATNEASTTVADTNTPSATNATEDTNASSDANTSTNETTQPDTTPSTENANETVANYNGTVTMVGQLNERNLTNGVDLPKTFTSGDDLLGNGTEHEGSINHLRTNFLGWSSLPLDNGQIPEGAKLYLATDKISTAFPNGIPENAKLYAVYEKINIDTSNIFTMLSWLGGTVTGDVSNHVNNDNKIHLNKDVAAEDVLPTTQNVPEKSDETNKVTVDRYKKTDNFTTVNEVVLKSEFEMNKKVALLMYHNPVASNAYIPVFSRNYATKFSTDDFNTNDKNAADYTYVDLKVKLGDKITTPERLYLAFNSYAWRPLFIMDGDKNKLDIVDPDTNQVLGNDKLAFSSLINNKSSEVVFGVNNPNRAKELTLRVILRTDNTITFGDGTKNAERILGDNIPTKEGESKADAILTNMTYRTLSSSELEAHGITAPLTNVVTITDEDAQLLALTNGTETTLVTGSISGVVRASVGNVTLPLLGNQELHAFLDIKAVNAATPVTLGYTPSVRVSYSTVDGTPLSPSVEADVMDNEGTLTYDVSPLKQETLQVDDITYHLVRTDGNESGTITSAQTNVVYVYAPETGTTTVEKGTVTVAFEDKDGNRIAPVVTLIDDVEVSSTTEKIVEGNVIDAQTTLSNATYDATTVKQNTIDYNGASYRLVGIKAGSLDESGRVVAGEHMVTYLYEKIVTDTPVKPDESEKPTPPVKPDKSEQPTPPATPDKPEQPTPTVKPDKMTNETKPNKPATDKQPLLPETGTLATGLTSLLGISSLSISALLRRKRK
- the guaB gene encoding IMP dehydrogenase, whose protein sequence is MTLWETKFAKEGYTFDDVLLIPAESHVLPNDVDLSVQLAKNIRLNIPIISASMDTVTDSAMAIAMARQGGLGIIHKNMSIEEQAEHVRKVKRSENGVIIDPFFLTPNDLVQDAEYLMHHYKISGVPIVDDVNHKKLVGILTNRDLRFITDYSVSIDSVMTREHLITAPVGTSLKDAEKILQKHKIEKLPIVDEFGKLSGLITIKDIEKVIAYPNAAKDEHGRLIVGAAVGVTSDTFERASALLEAGADVIVIDTAHGHSAGVIRKIKEIRETFKDATLIAGNIATGEGARALFEVGVDVVKVGIGPGSICTTRVVAGVGVPQLTAIYDAANVAKAYGKTIIADGGIKYSGDIVKALAAGGHAVMLGSMLAGTDESPGEFEIYQGRRFKTYRGMGSLGAMEKGSSDRYFQSGVNEANKLVPEGIEGRVAYKGSVADILFQMVGGLRSGMGYVGAKDLAFLREEAQFIRMSGAGLKESHPHDVHITKEAPNYSVQ
- the miaA gene encoding tRNA (adenosine(37)-N6)-dimethylallyltransferase MiaA; translated protein: MKQKLLVIVGPTGVGKTALGIEMAKRFNAEVISGDSMQVYRNLNIGTAKITQEEMENVPHHLIDVLNPQEVYSASLFQQHATVCIDAIANRGALPMVVGGTGLYIEGLLNGLTFGGEGSFQSDIRTALQLEYDTFGIEPLLNRLQQKDPQTYEKIDTHNVRRVIRALEIIEETGEALSQQEIDETYDAFIIGLTCEREKLYERINQRVDCMIEQGLIEEARYVLSLNLDENTPSMKAIGYKELFPYLRGELSLEVCVDTLKQQSRRYAKRQLTWFKNRMNVRWFDVLKDDKEIIMEEVSQWLNASY
- the ruvX gene encoding Holliday junction resolvase RuvX yields the protein MRILGLDVGSKTVGVAVSDPFGWTAQGITIIKIDEANEQFGLNEVLGYIKEYNVEKVVIGLPKNMNNSEGFRAEASREYARRLSEVSDVAIDFQDERLTTMQAEKMLIQEGNVSRQKRKKVIDKLAAVILLQNYLDSHSN
- the hflX gene encoding GTPase HflX gives rise to the protein MVERVLLVGVQRNEKDEQFAYSLEELHRLSETAGGEVVGVLTQKRERFDSRTVIGKGKVDELVALVEELSVDTIVFQNELSPSHVRNIQDHVDCKVVDRVQLILDIFALRARSKEGKLQVELAQLQYLLPRLSGQGKNMSRLGGGIGTRGPGETKLESDRRHIQTQISECKRQLKELEEHRSRSRDNRLNSPMFQLGLIGYTNAGKSTILNRLSDANTYEQNQLFATLDPLTRQIELLDTFQMTLTDTVGFIQDIPTQLIHAFESTLEESRGVDMLIHVVDASASNYTSHEETVLKLLKELHMDTLPIVTVYNKKDKMNAFFTPTQLPNIVISAIDKEDITKLEQFLWHHVQKELVAYDKVFELGQEGQLTKLTNETYVIQSDFDHTTLQYKVKGFAKDNTQWAKQVQQEDKFWEKKE
- a CDS encoding cysteine desulfurase, coding for MIYFDNAATTRVHESVQDVFTQVNTNYFANPNSLHALGVQANHLLERSREQFANLLNVPKGTIYFTGSGTESNNTAVLGSAFAKQGKHIITTQVEHPSVTNTVRFLEKMGYDVTFLPVDECGVVAVDDVKNALRDDTVLVSVMWVNNEVGAVQPIAQIATLLERYPTIHFHVDAVQALEQVLKEGIPERVDLLSLSAHKFHGMRGVGVLYKKLGRVIEPLLHGGNQEHKLRSGTQNTPAIVASAKALREYKENTATTQPIKSALKAYLNTLDKVVVLSSDESANHVLTFAMPGVRGEVMVHALAEKGIYISTTSACSSKVKSNHHTLSAMGVDSKVSQCAVRMSFSKDNTLEEVEQFKVVFDELYARFLKVV